The genomic segment CTTAAAACTTTTGACCCCAGCCTCCCATAATCCTCCCATATGGGGGGCTCCGGGCGGAATGAAGtgccatgtcaaattttgatgGGCATAGTTGGAAGTTATTGCCTTATGTGACGTTTGAATGAATTCTTTTGCCATTATTCGGGATGCTCCCACAAACGTAGTTCCATTATCTGAATGTAAGTGTAGAGGGCAGCCCCGTCTGGAGATAAAACGACTAAATGCTGCAAGGAAAGAGGAAGTGGACAAGTCTGATGTCGTTTCTAAATGTATCGCCTTAGTGGAAAAACAAACGAACACACACACGTATGCTTTGGAAATACGACAGCATCTGCCTGCATAGCTTTTCATCTCGAACGGACCTGAAAAATCCAGTCCTGTATGAGTAAAAGGTCGGGAAATCTCACAACGTTCAGGAGGCAACGCTGCCATcatttgttgttgaaatttcTTCTTGTAAATTATACAAGTTTTGCAACGATGAATTGTAGTTTTTATTAGGTTTTGTACTTTAGGAATCCAGTATTGAGTTCGCACCAAACGAAGTACAAGTTGGTTTCCgccatgtagactgatttgGTGAATAAATTGGATTAGAAGGCGGGAATATTGACAGTTGTAGGGAAGAAGAATTGGATGTCTCTCGTTGTAGGATAACATTGGAGATAATTCTAATCTTCCGCATACACGCATAATTCCTTCAGCATCAACAAATGGATTTAGGGATAAAAGTGGACTCGTTGATGGAATGGTCTTTTTGGAACTAAGCACCATGTACTCATTTGGATAAAACGCCTTTTGGTAAATGGATATAAGTTGTTTTCGGACAAAAAGGATTTCGGAATTTGTGATTTTGTTATCGGATCGATGGTAGTTAGATCGAAATTTGGGGTGCGTGTTGAAATAAAAACGATAGACGTACGCAATAACTCTTAGTGCTCTGGAAAACGAGGAAAATCGCTCAAGCACATCATCGAAGTTTTGGAAATAAGTGAAATGGACCTTTATTGGTTTTTTCTCCAGATCAGTTTCCTCGATTTCTTCAGTAGTGTTTTTCGGCCAATGTTTTGAATCTTTAGATAACCAAGTTGGTCCGTTCCACCATAGTTTACTATTTATTAACTCGCTTGGATAGGTACCTCGACTCGCTAAATCCGCAGGATTGTGTTCAGACTCCACATGAGACCATTTTGAGGGATCTACTACTTGAGTTATTCTGGAAACCCTATTTGCCACAAATGTATTCCAACAACAGGGTGGTTTCGCAAGCCACGACAAGACTATAGTTGAATCAGTCCAACAAAATAAGGAGTAGTCTTGAATGTCAAATTGAGGAAGTAAATTGTCCACCATTTCCGCTAACAGTGTGGCTCCACAAAGCTCTAATCTAGGAATCGACAAAGTCTTTAGTGGAGCCACTTTGGTTTTGGAACTAATCAAATGGGTTATAACAGAATTCGGATAAAGCACACGGATATAAATGGCTGCAGCATAGGCCTTTTCTGAGGCATCAGAAAACCCATGAAATTCGATGATGCCTTCAGGAGCATAACCAAACCATCTTGGAATTCTCATATTATCAATATTGGAATAATTGGCCTGAAAAGACTTCCACATAGAGAGAGGTTCAGGTGAAATGACTTCATCCCATTCGATATGATCCATCCATATTCTTTGCATTATGATCTTTGCGACTATAATGATAGGCGATAGCCAGCCGGCTGGATCGAATAATTTGGCTATCTGGGAAAGGACTTCTCTTTTCGAGTAGGAACAATCAGATGGAAATTGTGTTGTGGAAAAGAAAAACTCATCTGAATGCGCGTTCCAGTGTATTCCTAAAGTCTTGGCAGAACTACGATCCTCGAATTCCAAAAAGTCTGTTCTTAAAAGATAATCCGAGGGCAATCCATCAAGGATGGTTTTAGAATTAGAAATCCATTTTCTCatttcgaatcctgccgaatGAAGAGCTTGGATAAGTTCATCCCTGGCGTCAATTGCCGTTTCAATAGAATGTGCCCCTAATAAAGCATCATCAACATACATACACTCCCTTAAGATTCGACTTGCCAAAGGGTACCTTTCCTGAACATCATTCGCCAATTGAATCATGGTACGAATGGCTAAATAGGGGGCACAATTTAGTCCAAATGTAACGGTCTTCAACTCGAATTCTTGGATGGGATCGTTTTGGCTTGTACGGAACAGAATCCGTTGGAAAGGGATATGAGAAGGATTGACCAGGATTTGTCTATACATCTTCTGTATATCTCCGTTTAGCACAAAACGATAAAATCGCCATTTAAGAATTAAAACAGTCAAATCATTCTGTAAAACAGGACCGGTGTAGAGGACATCATTCAAACTTACGCCGTTGGAAGAAGGAGAGGATGCATTGAACACTACTCGAACCTTGGTAGTTGTCCTTTCAGGCTTTACCACAGCGTGATGAGGTAAATAGTAGGATGATTGAGAAATAGAACCGGGAACTACCTGGGTCATATGATCTAAAGAGAGATATTCTATCAAGGAGTTATCATATTCCTTTTTCAACTCAGGATTTCGAAGGAGGCGTCCTTCATTGCGAAAGAATTGAGCCATTGCGTTAGACTTGGATTGTCCAAGACACAACTTATCGGGATAGTCTTGTTTAAATGGCAATGAAACCACGTATCTCCCTTCGAGATTCCTCTTCGTTGTCCTCTGATATAATTCTTCACAAAATCTATCGTCCTGGGATAAAACACGCTTCTGTGGAATATTTTCCACCTCCCAAAAGCGTGAAATCTCTTTATCTAaagaaatttcacaaaaaaacgaTACGTGAGTTGAAAAGGACGAAAGTGTTCTCGACGAAATGGGGCCGGTCAGGATCCATCCAAATACAGTCTCCTGAGCCATTAAGGAACCACAAATATTATTTCGGTTTCTGGATAAAATTATAGAAGGAAAGACATCTGCTCCCAAAAGTAAGTCAATCTTTGCGCTCTCATAAAACCGAGGATCGGCCAGTTGAAGCGGTGGTAAATCCGACAGAGATTGCACATCTATAGTATTGGAAGGGAGATTGTTGGAAAGATGGGGGACCACCAATGCCGATACGATGAGCTCAAAGTCATCATCTATCTCCGAACCTATAGCAAAGCAACATTTCTTTTGGACCGCGGCTGAAATAGAATGATTCAAACCAGAAATTGTAGCCGAGACACGCTTGGTTGGAAGTCGAAGCATATTGGAAAGCCTCTCCGAAATGAATGACCCCTCGGAACCCGAATCAAGGAGGGCCCGAGCTCTATATATCTCGCCCGAGTGAAGAATTCTTACTAAAGTCGTCCCCAATAACACACCTTTAGAATTTGTAGCAAAACAACTTTGAACCACATTACCTGTCGAACCTGTGGACTGTAGATTGGATATAGTAGAAGGGTGTGGTACAAACGGTGGAGGAAGTAGatcattccttggtgtctgattGGTATTGAAAGACGGTGCAGTAGGGCCCTTTTGTTGATCAGCTTCTCTATGTAGCAGAGTATTATGGCGCTTGCCGCATTTGTAGCAGGAGTGCTTACTCTTGCAGTCCTTGACTATATGCGCACTAGAAAAACAATTTAAGCACAAGTTATGTCTTTTAATCTCGGTCAATCTTTGATTATAATTCATGTCGAGAAACTTTGGACATTTTCTGATAACGTGGACCTCTTTGGGACAAAGCTTGCAAGTGGTCGGATTGACCTGCGCTTGAAACGTCCGCACTTTACCTGAATTGGATTTATTGTTGCCGTTAGTCTTGGATTTGGGACCGGTATTCGTATAGGAATGCTCCTTGGAACCTCTGATTTCGGAAACTGATTCCAAAGTTCTATGCCGATTGGTCAGgaaatcatcaaaatcggaccactTGGGAATGGTGGTCTTATCATTCAAGGTCTGTTCCCAAAGCGTCAGGGTGGAGTCGGGAAGGCAATTTGAGCAAAGAAAGATGAAAATCGGATTCCAACTGTCGGTATCGATCTGATGATTTCTCAAAGTGGATATACATGAATTGATATCCCTCTGTAACTTCTTGAGAGAAGCTGCCGTTTCCGAATGGATGGCAGAAAGACCGAACAATGTCTTCAGCTGTTCATTAATGAGAACTCGCTTGTTGTCATACCGGGCGCATAAATTTGTCCAAGCTGTTCTGAAACCCTCATTAGTAAGTGGGCTTTTGGACACAATTTCATGTGCCTCGCCTTTCGTCTTCTGCGACAAATGAAACAACTTCTCCACTGGACTCAATTTGGAGTTTTGTATGCAAATCGCCGTGTATAAGTCCCGGAAGGTCGGCCATGATTTGAAATCACCGTGGAAAATATTCAATTCTATCGGAGGCAAATTGAAACTCGGATTGGTATTAGGAATTGTAGGCGAAACTGGGGAGGAGAATGTCTGAATAGTCTCGGTCAGTTTGGAGAT from the Stomoxys calcitrans chromosome 1, idStoCalc2.1, whole genome shotgun sequence genome contains:
- the LOC131997058 gene encoding uncharacterized protein LOC131997058, whose translation is MSLEEFIRLADNLVEFEAALNANELPVSSLCLLETHRDEAKSIWSRLKMSYEKCLVDISTEKKDDGGVVLEIESVKEKYKTSYCTYCRCISKLTETIQTFSSPVSPTIPNTNPSFNLPPIELNIFHGDFKSWPTFRDLYTAICIQNSKLSPVEKLFHLSQKTKGEAHEIVSKSPLTNEGFRTAWTNLCARYDNKRVLINEQLKTLFGLSAIHSETAASLKKLQRDINSCISTLRNHQIDTDSWNPIFIFLCSNCLPDSTLTLWEQTLNDKTTIPKWSDFDDFLTNRHRTLESVSEIRGSKEHSYTNTGPKSKTNGNNKSNSGKVRTFQAQVNPTTCKLCPKEVHVIRKCPKFLDMNYNQRLTEIKRHNLCLNCFSSAHIVKDCKSKHSCYKCGKRHNTLLHREADQQKGPTAPSFNTNQTPRNDLLPPPFVPHPSTISNLQSTGSTAAVQKKCCFAIGSEIDDDFELIVSALVVPHLSNNLPSNTIDVQSLSDLPPLQLADPRFYESAKIDLLLGADVFPSIILSRNRNNICGSLMAQETVFGWILTGPISSRTLSSFSTHVSFFCEISLDKEISRFWEVENIPQKRVLSQDDRFCEELYQRTTKRNLEGRYVVSLPFKQDYPDKLCLGQSKSNAMAQFFRNEGRLLRNPELKKEYDNSLIEYLSLDHMTQVVPGSISQSSYYLPHHAVVKPERTTTKVRVVFNASSPSSNGVSLNDVLYTGPVLQNDLTVLILKWRFYRFVLNGDIQKMYRQILVNPSHIPFQRILFRTSQNDPIQEFELKTVTFGLNCAPYLAIRTMIQLANDVQERYPLASRILRECMYVDDALLGAHSIETAIDARDELIQALHSAGFEMRKWISNSKTILDGLPSDYLLRTDFLEFEDRSSAKTLGIHWNAHSDEFFFSTTQFPSDCSYSKREVLSQIAKLFDPAGWLSPIIIVAKIIMQRIWMDHIEWDEVISPEPLSMWKSFQANYSNIDNMRIPRWFGYAPEGIIEFHGFSDASEKAYAAAIYIRVLYPNSVITHLISSKTKVAPLKTLSIPRLELCGATLLAEMVDNLLPQFDIQDYSLFCWTDSTIVLSWLAKPPCCWNTFVANRVSRITQVVDPSKWSHVESEHNPADLASRGTYPSELINSKLWWNGPTWLSKDSKHWPKNTTEEIEETDLEKKPIKVHFTYFQNFDDVLERFSSFSRALRVIAYVYRFYFNTHPKFRSNYHRSDNKITNSEILFVRKQLISIYQKAFYPNEYMVLSSKKTIPSTSPLLSLNPFVDAEGIMRVCGRLELSPMLSYNERHPILLPYNCQYSRLLIQFIHQISLHGGNQLVLRLVRTQYWIPKVQNLIKTTIHRCKTCIIYKKKFQQQMMAALPPERCEISRPFTHTGLDFSGPFEMKSYAGRCCRISKAYVCVFVCFSTKAIHLETTSDLSTSSFLAAFSRFISRRGCPLHLHSDNGTTFVGASRIMAKEFIQTSHKAITSNYAHQNLTWHFIPPGAPHMGGLWEAGVKSFKQHFKKTIGLQKFTFEEFQTLLSKIEACLNSRPISPSSQNPTDLAALTPGHFLIGSPILAPLEPEISQTRISIQNRWQRLKTFHQIFCVRWKNEYLKELQKRHKWKKPTEDLKEQMLVVIKEENLPPNSWRLGRITKVHRGDDKRVRVADILTQKATLLPTAIVKIQTKEGKRLARCLLDTASRMSWISKKFADKLNLTTLELDNEIICPVTLWSCVDSNYKLKATLRVNNRISTTTPKKSLPESIKSNFQNLILADSNFYKSSAIDIVVGVDIYSRIVLDGIYIKTGLPTAQNTAFGMILYGTFSP